One window of the Colletotrichum destructivum chromosome 6, complete sequence genome contains the following:
- a CDS encoding Putative major facilitator superfamily, MFS transporter superfamily, whose protein sequence is MGLGILESKALDHVPGTTRYFDDPSRPQTATSAHHGLKVDSSGHEPIILIPQPSDDPNDPLNWPLWKRDLITFVLSLTAIFATALGPILAANTVTIALLFRTSFTHIALLTGYFLLGVGAAAIFFVPSARVWGKRHLFIVGTCILIASSAWAGAVGTSYNSLLAARIVQGIGCTPFETLVNAAVGDLYFVHQRGSRMAFTNLAVFGGAFFTPIVVGKITHSIGWWWTFYLEAIFCAIMLPAVFFLCPETSYRRDAALNTDMAAESIELVNKPSSFKDGPSSSPGDDHEKLTAGASTNSPGLEPSRGAHTPKKTFIQSLALFDGRKTDEGYWKLLLRPFPLFVQPAFLWGCLIQGTMIGWTVFIGVIVAAIFLGPPYYWNEVYAGYAYVGAFVGALVGFIIAGVFADWSASFMTRRNGGIYEPEFRIVMVLPMFVVGGMGLYGFAITSAGLATREYHYSIPLIFFGLEVAGMVIGAVASSLYIVDAYRDLAIEGFTVMIIFKNIFSFGLTYSAYDWIIAGGIKPTMIAISSIQVVVCALSIPMYIYGKRVRAYFYQHDLLKITGLR, encoded by the exons ATGGGTCTCGGTATTCTCGAGTCCAAGGCCTTGGACCATGTGCCAG GGACGACGCGCTACTTCGACGATCCGAGTCGTCCCCAGACCGCGACCAGTGCCCACCATGGATTGAAAGTCGATTCGAGCGGCCACGAGCCCATTATACTT ATCCCCCAACCCTCCGACGACCCGAACGATCCTCTCAACTGGCCCCTATGGAAGCGAGACCTCATCACTTTCGTCCTGTCCCTCACAGCCATCTTTGCGACCGCCCTTGGGCCGATCCTTGCCGCCAACACCGTGACGATTGCTCTGCTCTTCCGCACTAGCTTCACCCACATCGCTCTTCTGACCGGATACTTTCTTCTCGGAGTTGGTGCCGCAGCCATCTTCTTCGTGCCCTCTGCACGTGTCTGGGGCAAGCGCCATCTCTTCATCGTTGGAACATGCATCCTTATCGCATCCTCCGCTTGGGCCGGCGCTGTCGGCACCAGCTACAACTCGCTCCTGGCTGCTCGCATTGTTCAGGGCATTGGTTGCACTCCGTTTGAAACCCTCGTtaacgccgccgtcggtgaCTTGTACTTCGTTCATCAACGTGGCTCGCGCATGGCGTTCACGAATTTGGCTGTTTTTGGTGGCGCCTTCTTTACACCCATTGTCGTCGGCAAGATCACTCACAGTATCGGCTGGTGGTGGACTTTTTACTTGGAGGCGATTTTCTGCGCCATCATGCTTcccgccgtcttctttcTCTGCCCGGAGACGTCGTACCGCCGGGACGCCGCGCTCAACACAGACATGGCTGCCGAGTCTATCGAACTCGTCAACAAGCCTAGCTCCTTCAAGGACGGCCCCAGCAGCAGTCCAGGCGACGACCACGAGAAGTTGACCGCCGGTGCATCCACGAATTCCCCCGGGCTGGAGCCTAGCCGAGGAGCTCACACACCCAAGAAGACCTTTATCCAGTCActcgccctcttcgacgGCCGCAAGACGGACGAGGGCTACTGGAAACTTCTTCTGCGTCCATTCCCGCTGTTTGTTCAACCTGCCTTCCTGTGGGGATGTTTGATCCAGGGCACCATGATCGGCTGGACTGTCTTCATCGGCGTCATTGTAGCCGCCATTTTCTTGGGTCCGCCTTACTATTGGAACGAGGTTTATGCCGGCTACGCCTATGTTGGCGCTTTTGTAGGGGCTCTTGTCGGATTCATCATTGCCGGTGTTTTCGCCGACTGGAGTGCCAGCTTCATGACCCGCCGTAACGGTGGTATCTATGAGCCCGAGTTCCGCATCGTCATGGTTCTTCCTATGTTTGTTgtcggcggcatgggcctGTACGGCTTCGCAATCACTTCCGCTGGCCTGGCCACGAGGGAATATCACTACAGCATCCCGCTCATTTTCTTCggtctcgaggtcgccggTATGGTCATTGGTGCCGTCGCGAGTTCTTTGtacatcgtcgacgcctaTCGTGATCTCGCCATCGAGGGCTTCACCGTCATGATCATCTTCAAGAACATCTTCAGTTTCGGTCTGACGTACAGCGCTTACGACTGGATCATCGCGGGTGGTATCAAGCCCACCATGATCGCAATTTCAAGTATCCAGGTGGTAGTTTGCGCTCTCAGCATCCCAATGT ACATATACGGCAAACGCGTTCGCGCCTATTTCTACCAGCACGATCTGCTTAAAATTACTGGTCTACGATGA